agggataagatcaagatccctaaaaagggggataacaatcggtggggaagggaaatgatgggatttctttcccccacctttgccaacgccccaatggatttggagggcaagaaaccagccccctccacccctatatatagtggggaggcgcatgggagcagcaccccaagccctggcgcctccctccctcccgtgacacctcttcctccccgcttgcgcttggcgaagccctgccgggatcccgctacttccaccaccacgccgtcgtgctgctggatctccatcaacttctcctccccccttgctggatcaagaaggaggagacgtccccgctccgtacgtgtgttgaacgcggaggtgccgtccgttcggtgctaggatcatcggtgatttggatcacgacgagtacgactccatcaaccccgttctctttaacgcttccgctcgcgatctacaagggtatgtagatgcactcctcccctctcgttgctagcatctcctagattgatcttggtgacacgtacgaaaattttgaatttctactacgttccccaacagcctctCCTCTGTCCAGTCCCGCCGTCGCCTAGTGCCGCGCGctggcctcgccccgctccggcCCCTCCTGCTCTGCCGCGCCGCGCCTGCCCGCACAGCCCCGCCGCAGCCTCCACACTGCTCACTGccgtcccctcccccccccccgtgtcCCTCGCTCGCTGCCGAGGCCTCCGCCCAGGGCCGTGCCCGCCCCGTTCCGGCCACCCCACTTGACGCGCTCCGCCGTCCTCCTCGACCGCGGCCTCTGCCTGCGACCGCACGTGCCGCTCCGTCCCATGGCCGCGCCCCCAACACGCCCGCGCATCGCCGCCCTGCGCGCCCGCCGCCCATGGCCGCGCCCCTCGCGCCCGGCCACAACCCCGCACGGCTCGCCGCCGCTCTCTGGCGCAGCTGCCGCAGCCGCAGCGCTCCGCTCGCCGGCCCGCTGCTCTGCCGCTGCCGCCGAGCGCGGCCTTGCTCCATCGCTCGCCCGTCGCCTCGACGGGCGCTTCGCCCGCTGCCCGCATGCCCGTTCGGGCCATGCCCGATAGGCCCCCTGGGGGCAATGACACGTGGGCCCCAGCCCCTACAACGTTTAAAAAAATggaaattaaaaataataataataaaataaatgaataatagtttaattaattaattgaggaattaattaacttaattaattttgattaattaaactaaacaactaattaaactaattaatcatgattagttagtctaatcaatgacgaacgggacccacatgtaagtttgaccagtcaacacccctgttgactgctgactcatgttgacgtcatgctgatgtcagcatgcactgttctggataatgttgaattaaattaattaaataaattctaaaaatgatttaaaactttataaaatcatataaattaaaccgtagctcagatgaaaatactttctacatgaaagttgcttagaacgacgagacgaatccggatacgcagcccgttcgtccgccacacacccctagcatatcgaacacacaactttcccccttcggtacatatgtccgaaaacgcgaaacaccggggatactttcccggatgtttcccaccTTCGCCGgtacctcttaccgcgttagggcacacctaacaacggcgtttgctttgtcatgcatcgttatgcatctgtttgcattgtattcattgtttcttccccctcttctctccggtagactacgagaccgacgccgctactggtgccccgaccgactacgctgttgacgacccctccttcttgccagagcaaccaggcaagcccccccttgatcaccagatatcgcctattcttctctatactgcttgcattagaatagtgtagcatgttactgctttccgttaatcctattctgctgcatagcctgtctttgccactactgttgttacctttacctgcaatcctacatgcttagtataggatgctagtatttcatctatggccctacattcttgtccgtctactgtgctatactatcgggccgtgatcacttgggaggtgatcacgggtttatactatatatTTTATACATGATacgtgtggtgactaaagtcggatcggctcgtggagcacccacgagtgattcacggattgggggctgaaaggacctttgtcccgacggccctctgggtggacctttgtggcggagcgacagggcaggttgagaccgcctaggtgagaggtgggcctggccctggtcggtgtccgcggttacatcaattaacacgcttaacaagatcttggtatttgatctgagtctggccatttggtctatacgcactaaccaactacgtgggaaagatatgggcactcgacgtcgtggtattagccgaagccttcgtgacgtcagcgactgagcggcgcgcgccagactggaccgcgtaacgtgacttcctttgtaatggaggttgctaggtctgcttccggctgccctcgcaatgtgcaggtgtgcaatgggcgatgggcccagacccctgcgccataggatttagaccggcgtgctgacctctctgttgtgcctaggtagggctgcgacatgttgatcttccgaggccaggcatgacccaggaaagtgtgtccggccaaatgggatcgagcgtgttggattatgtggtgcacccctgcagggaagtttatctattcgaatagccgtgtccctcggtaaaaggacgacccggagttgtaccttgaccttatgacaactagaaccggatacttaataaaacacacccttccaagtgccagatacaacccggtgatcgctctcttacaggtcgacgaggagaggatcatcgggtaggattatgctatgcgatgctacttggtgaacttaccatctactctcttctacatgctgcaagttggaggctgccagaagcgtagtcttcaacaggactagctatccccctcttattctggcattctgcggttcagtccaccgatattgctcctttacacagatacccatgcatatgtagtgtagatccttgcttgcgagtactttggatgagtactcatggctgcttttctccctctttcccccctttccattctacctggttgtcgcaaccagatgctggagcctaggatccagacgccaccgtcgacgacggctcctactacaccgaaggtgccttctactacgtgcaggctgccgacgacgaccaggagtagcttagaaggatcccaggcaggaggcttgcgcctctttcgatctgtatcccagtttgtgctagccttcttaaggcaaacttgtttaacttatgtctgtactcagatattgttgcttccgctgactcgtctatgattgagcacttgtattcgagccctcgaggcccctgacttgtattatgatgcttgtatgacttattttattttagagttgtgttgtgatatcttcccgtgagtccctgatcttgatcgtacacatttgcgtgtatgattagtgtacgattgaatcaggggcgtcacagcgGCGAGGCGTCTTCTTGGTTGCGGACGGCTGTGCGGTGGGGGAACCGGCGGCGGGAACCAGTTTGCTCCCCGGCggcaaaacggcggcggcgggcaactgggggcaggggcggcgttgctgggcggatgtggaggcggcggcagctggaagagtcgccgcaAAAATGGGCGGCGGTGTCGGTGACGGGGAGGCGGGGGCGAGGGTTGCTTGTTGGCCGGGGGAAGGGACGCCAATGTGCCACAGACCAGCGGGCCCAGGAACAGGAGTAGGCGACCGCgcgcgcgtccgtcgcgtgtccgcgccgacgcaaatcaggctcaaaaatgggccgggaatgggtcgcctgcggacgaaaaacggacgcgcgtccgtttgggtaggcgcgttgggccgccttttctgtccgcgtcgacccaaacggacggccacggacaaaatgggtcgccccattggagttgctctaaccaaAGCGGTAATCAGAGATTGGACAGAAAGTCATGGGGCTTTCCACATTATGGCCATAATGTTAAAAGGGAATCTGTACTAATTGCTGCACCTTATGATGAACTAGGAAAAAAACCAATAAGTTGTCTGTACAAAGTTGGTGGACATAATTAGTTGGTACATGCCAAACACGTTGCGTCTGAAGTCTGAATTTGCTTGAAGGTTCTTCAGATTATGACCAAAACAGGCCAACATATCAACAAGATGACAAGATGGCATTGCTTACTAGCAGGTATTGAAAGTTTCCAGATCATTATCAGATGGATCCAGGGGACCACGAGAAGCAATCAAAGTTTCCAGATCATTATCAGATGGATCCAGGGGACCACGAGAAGCAATCAAAGTTTCCAGATCATAGATACGCTGTTGAAAGCAAAGTGCAGGATAAATGCGCAGCAACAGTACCAGTATAAGGGCAGTTGTACACCGATTTCGGCTCATCAATGCACCGCACAATACGGCAAATAGCAAATAAGCGAAGCAACTCGCCAAATTATCTGAGCAATGCAGAATGATTTTGTTATTACCTATTGAGAATTCTCCTGTCAGCAGAAAATCTGGAACCAGCTGCTTGGCATTGCGGGATGGGAGAAAACTATGGCAAAATAAGCTGGTGAATCAACAAGGTCCCAGCAATCAACAACAAGTATTGATAATCTTAAATAAGGCAATTTAAGAGAATTTACCCATGACCAGTTCCAAGTCTTGATTGTCTGAAACTCAAGCCACATGTCCTAAATGCAACATACAAAGTAGTGACAGAACAAGATGATATGCCAAATTCAGAGAGATGCATTATAATTACATACATTTCAAAGAAAGATGGTCAGAATCATGCACAGATAAGTTCACTGATGATAAACTGCAAATTTTAATAGTCTCTATTTGATAGAAAAACTTGCAGGAGACCAGCGACAAACAAGTTGGGGCATGAACAAGAATTCTCTACAACCAAAGTTATTGCTAGTTATTGATTGGCGAATCCACTCAATCATCTCAGCCTTTATTGAGCATGGAGGACACCTACCAACAAGGCAACAACTGTTGAACAGTATTAAGGTATGATCATTCGTGAAGTTTGCATCCCAAGCCAATCATCTTCCACATTGCTAGATTGCCACCATATTGGTGAGATCATGTCATGAGTTTAACAAGTCAATACCCAGCACTGTACTCCGTTAAATGCAGTTGGAAATGTTAGTACCTCGTACAGACGAAAGCAAAAAGAATCTAAGAGTGTCTGGATAAATGATGAAGATAtgctgaatttttggagtaacaaTATGAACCAAACGGTGCATATATAGGCTACGAAGGTTTAAGTAACTGATATAGTCCAGCAAACATGAGGACCTGCAGAGGAATTCAGCAACTATCATGCAGAATATAAATATTGAAGGAATTCACCAGTCACTAAGCAATTTGTCACGTACAGGTCAACAGCAAACTGAACGCATCAACAAAACTTAGTCTACTCAAACAAGGAGAACATCAGAAGTAACAGAAGCGCATCTTGATCAAATTATAGACCAACTCTTCTATGTACTGCTAAAATGAAAGCATCTATTCCAACAACCAAGCATCTGGATTTGTACAAACTTTGGCAATTAGTTTTACATATTAAGTCAATAAAAGGATGCATGAGTTTCACAATAAAGAGTTGTGCTAATTACTTAAATTTGTCTTTTTAACCCACTATGGTATTTTGGCTTTTGatgcatttcaaaaaataaaaGGTGTACTAAAAAATGCATCTACAAGGGAATGATCATACCACATAATTTGGAAAAACAACAACAGCTCAAGATTTAGGGAGAAGACCTGATGAGCTTATCGCACTAATTACTACCATCGTAACAGTGGTCACCGGTACAGGGAAAACACCTAATGTAATTACTTCATCGTACAAGTGTTCCTTTGTATAAGAACTAAACCACACAGTAGATACGCATGCTACCTCAAGACCTTCTCCACCGTATACTTCTCCAGTTTCACCTTCCTATTTCTTCTTCTGAGGTCTTCGGCATTGTCATCGTCAACTTCATCAACAAGAATGATTTCAGGTTCATCGCCATCTTCAACGTCATCATCAACATTGCCAGAAGACTCTAGTTCAGCCTCATCATCCCCATCGTCCACCCTCCCATATTCCTCATCAATATACTCGCCATCCAACTGTTGAGATCGCATAGCATGGAACTCTGGTGGAGGAGGGCAATCTTCAGTAATCGCCTCATCTCGTTTCATCACAAGGTGTCTAATGATTCTTTCATCCTTATCTAGCAGAGTCTTGAACTCGTTTATGGATTGTGCCTGTATCTCAAAGTTCATTAGGATGTAGTTGGCATGTGTTGCTTTCTTTATCTTGTAAGCAAGTCTGCGCAGTCCCCAGTTGTTCACCCTCCAAATCCTTCCTTTCTTCTCTCTGATAAAGTCTACAATAGAATGAAGAACATAGTTTATAGCATACCTTAGAGCAGCAAAATCCTCGTTAGAACTGAAATACCCCAAATAGTATGTTTTAGGCGATTAAAGTTAGCAAATCAGCCAGACAGGAGTATTCTTTAGCAGGCCATGGCTCCAGGGGAGTGTCAAACCCTTGCCGCCATAACATGGAAGTTTGTCATACTCATCATGACTGAGATTAACTCACTGAGGATTTAAGTACATACAAACAACATGTGGACAAAATCACATCTTTGTACAACTAAGTGATGCGTGAGTATCGAGAAATGCACCTTGTACTTTTGATACAACGTCTTCAACTTCTTCCACGCGGTCCTCGTGAATGAGGTAAACAACTTCATAGTGCCGCACTGCAGAATGATGGAGAATGTTCATTATCCTGATCTTAGATCACCACATGTAAACAGGCGTGCAATGATGCCGCCATATATAACCAATTAAAATGTTTTGATAAggggggaaagggaagaggtcttACTTCTTTGCAGATTTAAACCACTCTCTAGCTGAATGTTAAGAAGCTCGTATAGCTTTTCTGTAAATGTAGTTGGGTTAGACAGATCGCGTATTGACATCAAGCACAAAAAGGACCAACTGAGTACAAATTGACTATCACCTTCTTCGGCGTCCGCGAATTCTGGCAAAGCTTCACCGTCCTCTTTCACCTTTTTCTGCAAAACAATCAGCATAAAAAAGTATAATCAACTCTAAATCTCATTTTTCGCTTTCTTCTCAAGGAACAAATAAATATTGAAAACTTCTAATCTAAGGAAACAAACATTAAAATGATTATAACAGAACAAATAAATATTGAAAACTTCTAATCTAAGGAAACAAACATTAAAATGATTATACCATTACAATTTGTCTGTCATTTAAGTCTTAGCAGTGATAGTTTGGTCCATTGGCTAATAGCAATAATTTATGGTGTTCAGAGATTAACGCAATCATGTAAGGAACCAAATTAGAAGGAGCAATTCCTGCTGAAGATCATGCTGCGACGTACTTACAGGACCATCTTCTACCACCGGCAATTCAAAATACAGATTTTTTTGCAGGCAATGCTATCTTCTGTGATGCTGCatggcgacccccccccccccccccccccccccggcttctTCTCCTCATCAGGCCGAGACTTTTGGTCTCTTGCTTGGGACTAGACTGGTGGAGGTACTCAATATCCAGGATCCTCAATTTCTCACAGATTGTTCAGTGCTTCCTTCAGCAACAAAAGCGACAAACATTCTCTCCGCTCCAGGACACTGGGAAAACAGGCCTTTGATAGCTCAGATACAGAACAGTCCTTCTTTTCAGAGAAGCAGGGTTTCTCACATTAACAGAGGAATCAACGTCAAGGCTCATCATCTTTCAAGGCTAGCTTTAAAAAGGCAGAATAGACCTTTAATGTTTCATTGTTTAAGCTCAGATATAGGACTTTGTCCAATCAGGGAAATTCTCACTGTATCCAGTGTGTTACCTTTCATGCTTCTTTCTGTAAAATGCTCCTAGTTGAATAAATCTTTATGTTAAAAAAAATGGTGCTCAGAGATTGATATTGTACTCCTCCCATGCATCAATGGAGTTTGTTGCTTCCTGCAAAATAATCGCAAGCAACCGAAGGAGCCAAGGAGAAGTTTTAATTGCTGTTGGAGGGGAGGCGCACGCTAGACACGGCGTTGAGTACCAACAGTTGTTTATGGGTCTGTTGTGTAGTTCCTGTCTAATGACTTCCAGCCTATTCCCGTTACTCGTCAGTCTATTTGCTGCAGGCTGGATGTAGGTTGGTGTTGCACCCTGGTTTCCTAGTTGTTCAATTCAGGGTTTACAGCCTATTCTTTTCGTGGGCCCTACTTGTAAGCTGGTATGCCAGCAGAAAGGCTACTTTCATCGCTTTCAAACAAAACTGGGATACTATGTAGTCTTTCTTCCAAACGAAAGATGAGGGGACAAATGCCAGGCATAAGGGACCGTTACCAGCATTTTAGCAAAATAGAAACATTGCAGATTGTATCAGTAGAATTCGATCATTGTTAGTGAATCCCATCCAGCCCAAGAAACAGCATCATGAAACAACACTTGTGGATCTACCCATGCTCACTGTTAATAAATACTGCAATCTGAAAACTATGAGCAGAGAATGATACCAAACTATGCTCAGAGAATGACATCTATTGCCTCCAATAATCTGCCTGCCTTTTCGGTCCAAGGTCTATCGAATAATATGCCTACTTCACCAAACTAGCAACCATGCCATATGTGATATTCGTCAAAGCTCAGGGAGTTCATTATCCATAAGCTAACATCAAAATTCTACGCAGCCCAAATGCCAACGCTCTACAGAATTAGTGTAACTTCCCGCATCACAAATTACGGGCACACGCACCTTTCTGAGAAGCACGGCCTCGGGGAACGGCCCGGTGACCTCGCCGGCCTTGGGGTTGAAGCTGTGCGCGTCCACCCTCTCCTCCCCCGCCTCCCCGTCCTGCCGCCCCCTCTTCTTCCTGGCCCCCGCGGCCACGAGCCGGCGCCTCCCCACGCCAAGGGCGAGGCGCACCGTGCTGAGAAGCGGCGGCGAAGGCGCCAGAAGGAAGAGAGGCCGCGTCGACGCGGCGGTGGCCTCCATGAGCGGCGGTCGCGGGTGAGAAGAGGTGGAAGGTTCTCGCGGGGGTTTTGGTTTGGGGACGCGAAGCGAAATGAAACGTGGGCAGATAAGGTAGTTAACGGGCCGGGCTCTTCGGTGGGCCATTTTGTTTTTTGTCTTGTGTAGAGGCCGCGCGCTCAATCAATATGGGCCAGGTTCTGGGAAAGCCGGCCtgtccgtcttcttcctcctccggccGCACCGCCGCAGTCGCTTAGGGTTTTGCGGCTCGTGGTCGTACTCGTAGCCATGGACGCGACGGGGGCGCTGCCGCCGACGTCGACTCAGGAGCAGCAGAAGCAGGATGAAGTAGGCGGTGGAGACGGCAGCTACGGCGTGCTCCTGTACTACAAGTACGCCGATGTCCCCGACGCCCCCGCGCTCGCGGCCTTCTACGAGTCCCGCTGCCGCGCTCTGGCGCTCGTCGGCCGCGTCCGCGTCGGCCCCGACGGCGTCAATGCCACGGTGAGCGTCCGCCTCTTTCTAGTTCTCCCCCCGCTAAGGGCGCCGTGTTTTGCGGATTCCCGTATGTCTCGTGGTGGGTACTTGAATTTGTGGCCACATTTTGTGCTGGTAGCTCGGGGGAAGAGTGGCGGCGCTGGAGAAGCACATCGATGAGATGAGCTCGAACAGCCTGTTCGACGGAACCGACTTCAAGCTGGCCTCCTGCGAGGAGCCTGTCGACGAGAGGGTCGCCAGGGAGTGCGGCTTCACGTCGCTCTCCGTTCGGCTCGTCAaggttctcttcttcctcacaaggCAAATGTTTTCACCATTTATGAGCTCGTGTAGCACCGTGAAGTCTTGTCGATTACATTGTGTCTAATGCTGTTCTTGGGATTGGCAGGAGCTGGTTACGCTTTGTTCCAACCCATCATTGACAACCCCCGATATCTCATTCGCCGGGAGGCATTTGTCAGCGGCTGAGTTCCACTCGGTGCTTCAGAGTGTTGGTGGGTTGATTCTCAAACTGAAGCCTGTATACATCTGGCTGTCAATGTGACCTACGCTCTTCTTAGTAGCGAGATCATTCTCTTGCCGTGAAGAACAGATGTTTAAACAAGAGCTTGATGCTAAGTTGGATTGCTCTTGTTGCAGGAACTGGTTCGGATACTGAGGCGCCTGCGGGGCAGAATGATGTGGTTGTTTTGGATGCAAGGAATCTGTATGAGACGCGGATCGGCAAGTTTCATGTACCAAATGTGGAGACGCTGCATCCTGAAATCAGACAATACAGTGACTTGCCATTGTGGATAGATGAGCATACTGAGAAGCTACGTGGTAAATCAATTATGATGTATGTATGGCCAGGTCTTCGAATTATACATTGCTTTAGAGTTTAGGCAACACATTTAGCAAGCAATTTAAGTAACTACCTTATTGGTATTTTCAGGTACTGCACAGGAGGTATACGGTGTGAGATGGCCTCAGCTTATATCCGCTCCAAAGGTGAAGGCTTTGAGAATGTTTTTCAAGTAAGCTGCACCTTCGGTTGCTAATTTCGAGATTTCAGACATTAGTACATATTCACCATGATATCGTACTTTGCATTATTTATGATCATTTATTATTGTGCTTGCGTTAGTTATACGGTGGCATTCAGAGATATTTGGAGCAATATCCAGATGGTGGCTATTTTGATGGAAAGAATTTTGTATTTGACCATAGGTTAGTGCTGAACTTTGTGCTCGAACCCTCGAACTATTTCATAGTAACTCAGTTACTTAACTTGTTTCAATATGGTTTAACAGAATCTCTGTGGGAAGCAATAAAGATAACATACTTGGAACTTGTTTGGTATGTGGATCTACCTATGA
This window of the Triticum aestivum cultivar Chinese Spring chromosome 5D, IWGSC CS RefSeq v2.1, whole genome shotgun sequence genome carries:
- the LOC123119752 gene encoding uncharacterized protein isoform X2, with the protein product MEATAASTRPLFLLAPSPPLLSTVRLALGVGRRRLVAAGARKKRGRQDGEAGEERVDAHSFNPKAGEVTGPFPEAVLLRKKKVKEDGEALPEFADAEEEKLYELLNIQLESGLNLQRMRHYEVVYLIHEDRVEEVEDVVSKVQDFIREKKGRIWRVNNWGLRRLAYKIKKATHANYILMNFEIQAQSINEFKTLLDKDERIIRHLVMKRDEAITEDCPPPPEFHAMRSQQLDGEYIDEEYGRVDDGDDEAELESSGNVDDDVEDGDEPEIILVDEVDDDNAEDLRRRNRKVKLEKYTVEKVLR
- the LOC123119752 gene encoding uncharacterized protein isoform X1, with protein sequence MEATAASTRPLFLLAPSPPLLSTVRLALGVGRRRLVAAGARKKRGRQDGEAGEERVDAHSFNPKAGEVTGPFPEAVLLRKKKVKEDGEALPEFADAEEGDSQFVLSWSFLCLMSIRDLSNPTTFTEKLYELLNIQLESGLNLQRMRHYEVVYLIHEDRVEEVEDVVSKVQDFIREKKGRIWRVNNWGLRRLAYKIKKATHANYILMNFEIQAQSINEFKTLLDKDERIIRHLVMKRDEAITEDCPPPPEFHAMRSQQLDGEYIDEEYGRVDDGDDEAELESSGNVDDDVEDGDEPEIILVDEVDDDNAEDLRRRNRKVKLEKYTVEKVLR